In Bacillota bacterium, the following proteins share a genomic window:
- a CDS encoding NAD-dependent protein deacylase: MADMDLVKQAAEIIKNSNNVVAFTGAGVSTESNIPDFRSAGGLYASDNKYKYPPEYLLSHTFFIKETENFFDYYRNNLVYRDALPNNCHIALFKLEQLGKLKAVVTQNIDGLHQAAGSRKVYELHGSVYRNYCMNCNKAFDLDYIMDLTKPIPICNICGGIVKPDVVLYEESLDERVMEGAISAIMDAEVMLVIGTSLVVYPAAGLINYYRGNKLILINKTSTPYDYKAKIVIHDSAGSVMKKIIDSIL; encoded by the coding sequence GTGGCAGATATGGACTTAGTGAAACAAGCTGCAGAGATAATAAAGAACTCCAATAATGTTGTTGCTTTTACAGGCGCAGGAGTTTCTACAGAAAGCAATATTCCCGATTTTAGGTCTGCCGGAGGGCTTTATGCTTCTGATAACAAGTATAAATATCCTCCGGAATACCTGTTGAGTCATACTTTTTTTATTAAAGAAACTGAAAACTTTTTTGATTATTATAGAAACAATTTAGTTTACAGGGATGCATTACCTAACAACTGTCATATAGCATTGTTTAAACTGGAGCAGTTAGGGAAGCTTAAAGCTGTAGTTACCCAAAATATTGATGGACTGCATCAGGCCGCTGGATCAAGAAAAGTGTATGAGTTGCATGGGTCAGTTTATAGAAATTATTGTATGAATTGCAACAAAGCTTTTGACCTGGACTATATAATGGATTTAACCAAACCCATACCAATATGTAATATTTGTGGCGGGATAGTAAAACCTGATGTTGTGCTGTACGAAGAATCTTTAGATGAAAGAGTTATGGAGGGTGCAATATCGGCTATAATGGATGCTGAAGTGATGTTGGTTATTGGTACCAGTCTCGTGGTATATCCTGCTGCCGGGCTTATAAACTATTATAGGGGCAATAAACTGATATTGATTAATAAAACTTCTACACCATACGACTATAAGGCTAAGATTGTTATACACGACAGCGCTGGAAGTGTAATGAAAAAGATTATAGATAGTATATTATAA
- a CDS encoding uracil-DNA glycosylase has translation MLSWDELIEECSNCRKCNLSKTRTNVVIGRGNINADLMLIGEGPGRQEDIEGLPFVGAAGKLLDLLLDALMITEDMYYIANIVKCRPPSNRVPFEEEAQQCLPYLRKQVKLVNPKIIVCLGATAIKYIIDKNAKITQIRGQWVEKQQFWIMPTFHPAALLRDETKKVFMWEDFKKVKQKMDEIKRTYIL, from the coding sequence ATGTTGAGTTGGGATGAATTGATAGAAGAGTGTTCAAACTGCAGAAAATGTAATTTGAGTAAAACCAGGACAAATGTTGTTATAGGCCGTGGGAATATTAATGCAGATTTAATGTTAATAGGGGAGGGACCTGGGAGACAGGAAGATATAGAGGGGCTTCCATTTGTTGGTGCTGCAGGAAAGCTTTTGGACTTACTTCTTGATGCATTAATGATAACGGAGGACATGTATTATATTGCAAATATTGTTAAATGTCGGCCGCCGTCAAATCGTGTGCCTTTTGAAGAGGAAGCTCAGCAGTGCCTACCATATTTGCGAAAACAGGTAAAACTCGTAAATCCAAAAATAATTGTATGTCTTGGTGCTACGGCAATAAAATATATAATAGATAAAAATGCAAAAATCACTCAGATTCGTGGGCAATGGGTAGAAAAGCAACAGTTTTGGATTATGCCTACTTTTCATCCTGCGGCGCTTCTCAGAGACGAAACGAAAAAGGTGTTTATGTGGGAAGATTTTAAAAAAGTCAAACAAAAGATGGATGAGATTAAAAGAACATATATTTTATAA